The Candidatus Sericytochromatia bacterium nucleotide sequence CACCCCGGACTCGCCGTGGTGGCCGGCACGGTCGCTGGCGCGGCGGCCCTCGTGATGGCCGGGCCCGCGCTGCGAGAAACGGTGATCGGGCGTCACACCTTGGCCGCGAGTTTTGGTTCCATGGCGGGCGGCGGGGCGCTGGCCATCGGCGCCCTGACGCTGGGCGCCACCAGTGGGGCCGTGGTGGCGGGGGCAGGTCTGGCCGGTGCCGCTCTGGGGGCTTATGGGCTGGCCAGGCTGGTGTCGCTGGTGACCGACTGATTTCTGGCCCTTGCTTCGGACGCGCAGGTCCTCCACTACGCGAAAATGCCTACGGCGCATTGCGAGAACTGGCGCATCTTGGCGCTCGTTGGTGGGATATAAGATGAGAGGGTCGCCGCAGGAAAGGTTCTGCCCGAGGCGGCTACCCCCAGCGACGGTTCACCCGCGCGACCGAGACGAGGAGCACCTTCATGACGACCCGCTTGTGCAAGGCCATCGGTTTGGCCCTTACCCTCAGCGTGTTGCCCGGTTGTGGCAGCACGGCCCTGTTCGATGCCTCGACGCTGGGCCTGGATGCGGTGCTCCAGGTGCGCCGGGCCACTGTCTCCACGGACGCGGCCCAGGTGGTCGGTCAGGAATTTGCTGGTGATCGGATGCTCAAGGGCGCCCCGGGCGAGGCCGCGAAGAACGGGATGCGCGGCGCTGGACCGCGTGGGGCCAAGGGTCCTGGAGGACGGGACGGTTTCGCGCGGGAAGGTCACGGTCCTGAGGGCCCACGCGGCGGTGAACACGGGCCGAAGGGCTTCTTCCCCGGGTTCGAAGCGATGAACCTGACGGAATCCCAGCAAGCGCAGTTGAAGGCGATCGCCGAGAGCGAGCGGGCCGCCCATCCCACCCCCGATCCTGCCAAGCGGCCGGAACATCCGGGCCAGCAAGTGCAGGCCCTGCTGACCGCGCAGACCTTGGATGTCGAGGCCCTCAAGGCAGCCCTGAACCAGGCGCCCCCGGCCCCGCCCGACCACGCAGACCAGCACGAGAAGACCTTGACGGCTGTGCGAGCGGTGCTGACGGCTGAGCAGATCAACACCCTGGTGGCCCGGCTTGAAGCGGCGCCGCCTCAAGGCGATCGCCCCGCCCCCCCGCAGGGGAAGGCGCCCGAGCGCCCAGACCCGGCTCAGCGGGTGGATGCGCTGGCGCAGACACTCAACCTGAACGCCGAGCAAAAGGCGGCCCTGCTAGCGTTCGAGACGGCCAAAGCCGCCGCGCACCCGGCGCCTGACTTCGACAAGCGGAAGGCCGACCACGAGGCGCATCGTGCCGCCCTGATCACCTTCTGGAAGACCGGCGACGCCAGCGGGCTCGCGGCCGCTCGTCCAGCACCCCGGACGCCTCCCGCCTTCCCGGTGGACGCATTGGTCAAGCTGGCCACCAGCCTGTCGGCCGAGCAGCGGGGACAGCTGTTCGCCGCCCCCGCGATGGGCCCTGGCGGCCCGAAGATGCCTGGTATGAGGGGTCCGGGTGGTCCGAAACCGCATGGCATGAAGATGCCCGGCGGTCCTGACGTGATGGGCCCTGCCGGGATGAAGGCGCATGGCAAGGGTGGTGCCAGGGGACCTCACCACGACGGTCGCCGGATGCCGCCCGCCGCGCCGGCTGAGTCCACCGCTACGCAAGGCTGATCGTCCGCGTTTCCTGAACGCATGCCAGGCTCGCTCCCGCCACCGCGGGGGCGAGCCTTTGCGGGCTGGGGACCTGCCTTGAGAGATCGGCAAGGGGCCCGTTCTGCACGCCCTTAACGCATCAAACGCCCAACCCGTCAGGGAAGGGCGTTTGGAGAGAGTGGCCAGAGGCAGAATCGAACTGCCGACACTGCAATTTTCAGTCGCATGCTCTACCAACTGAGCTATCTGGCCTCAGCTGAGTCACGATTGTAGCAGCAGGTTCCGGTTACCGGCAAGGGTCAGCGCGCGTCCGCGCGTCACCCTCCGGCGACCGCTCTCGCCGGCGGAGCAGCAGGGGCTTCTCGCCCTTGCTGGGTCCGGACCCGGAGTGCCCGGCGAAGCGGACAGCCCCGAGTCTCCGCTCAGCTGGCCAGCCGCGGTGCTGCTGCCGGCAGGGTGTCCCAGCCGTGTTGATCGAGGTGGTTCTTCAGACGTTCGATGGCCGTTTCGGCCCGCATGGCGCGGAACTGGATGGCCGGGTTTTCCGATAGGGCCGCCACGAAGATCGGGCGATCGCCGAACACGTCGATCGACAGGTCGAATACGATCAGCTTGTCGCGCAAAAAATAGAACCCGAAGCGGATCAAGGGCCGGCCCTCCGGACAACGGCGGGCACCGGCCTCCTTGCCGGCGCACCCTCGCCTGGGGCAATTTTCGGCATCACGCGGGCGCAACTTGAGGCGCCCGCTTGGTGCGATGGTGACGCTCGTCCTTCGACGGGCGGGATAGGTCAGGCCGTGGGGCTACTTGCCCGAGGTCGTCAGGCTGAACTGGTGGACCGTCCGGCTGCTGCCATCCAGCACCAGCAGGTTGCCCTGATTCCCCAGGGCGATCGCCCTGGCCTGGTTGACGTTCTCGAGTTCCAGGTTGACGTCCAGACCGTCGCCTTCCAGCTTGACCTTGTTGGCCGCGCTAATCGTGTAGCGCAGGTCCCGGCTTTCGTCCTTGATACGTTCAGGGAGCGCGAAGGAACTGCCGGGCGCCTTTTTCACGAAGGTCCCGTTTTCATTGAAGGTGTAGCGGTTCGTGCCATCGGCCACGACCACCTGCCCCGCTTCGATCGCCAGGCTGGAGGCTGCTTTCGGCATTTTGCTGAAGACCGAATCGCCGATCCGACTCAGCTCGTCCCCGGTGGCGGCGTTGTACACCACCACGGCCGCGCGGTCGAACCAGAATTTCTTGTCGATCACGCCCAGCACATAGACGCGATTGCCGTAGACCGTCAGGGATGCCACCGACTTGAAGGCCGGGCCCCCGAAGGTCCCCTCGTGGCGCAGCCGCGGGCCGCTGCCGCTCTCGCCAGTGCCGCCAGCCGTCTCCCGGCTGAGCTTGAATTCCTTGTCGGCCAGTGGCTTCTCGCTGGAGAACACCACGTTGTGGCGCGAGATGGCCTTGAAGCCGTCCGCCGTGACGTCAACCCAGATCTGCGAATCCATGATGCCCGTGAACTCAAACGTGCCTTCAGCATTGGTGAGCGTCGTCTGAGGGCCGATCGAGACCTTGGCCTTGGCGAGGGGGCGTCCTTCCAGATCACTCACCAGCCCGCGCAGGGTGAAGCCTTGGGCGTTCGGTTGCGGGGTCATGGTGCCGGTACCCGGGATGGCGCCGCTGGCCACGGGGGGCGTGCTCGGCAGCCCGATCGGGTCGCTGGGACTCGGGTTGAGCGCGGAACCGGGCGCGAAGTCCTGAGTGCCGTCATTCGCCGGCAGGATGGTGTCATCGTAGGTGCCATCGCCTGGCAGGGCCGCCTGATTGGCTGCTCCGCCGCCGCACCCCGCGATCACGGCGCTGACCAGAAGGGCTGCAAGCGACTGTTTGCTCAACATGCGGAGAACCTCATTCACACAGAACACTCCATTGACACCTGCAGAAGTTATCGCCGCTCGCGGGCAAAACCGACTTAAAAACAGACAGAATTTAGGTTAAAAAATCAAAAATCAGGCCTGCCGCCCACCGACGGCGCTCGCCGTGGATGATTCGGAGGCGTGGAAGCTCCGTGAATGGCCCAGCCGAGGGTCGTCAGGGCCGGCGACGCTGCTTGCGATCAGCGTTGCGACGAGACAGAGGCCGACGCTCGGAACTGCGTCAGCGGCCGTTCCAGGCAATTTCGAGCTGGCTGCGCTGTCCGACTTCCATCTCGTCCGTCCGGCTCTGGGCGCGCCCCGCCACCACGACGCCATCCAGGATCGCGATGCCGGACGTGCAAGCCCCCTTGCTGCCGATGTCGAGCGCCACCACCGTGATCACGTTGTTGCCGGGTTGCAAGCGCAGTTTGGCGATCGTGCCTTCATTGGTCAGGCGGACGTTTTCCAGGCCTGGAACCGGCTGGCCATTCAGCAGGATCTGGATGCGATCGCCGTCTTCCTCGATCTCGTCCCAGAAGCGGATGCGGATCTCCTGCGCGGCCACTGTGGCATCGGCCTTGGGGGGGGCGGGGGCCGGGGCCGGTGGTGCTGCCGGGATGAGGCTGACAGGCTGCACCACCGGCCTGAAGGGCGGGATCACGACCGGCGCGGGCGGCGCCGGAGGCAAGGGCGGCGGCGCTGGGTTGAGCGGGCGAATCGGTGGCGGCGGCGGTGGCGGTGGTGGCAGCGGCGCGGCAGGCGCCACGATGGCCAGGGGCGCGGGCGGCGGTGGCGGTGGGGTGTAAGCCCGGGAGGGCCAGTCCGAGGTGGAGGGGTAGCCAGCGCTTGGCCGCGACGCCGTCAGGCCTGGCGAAAGCTGAAGCATGTCCCTCTGGGATTGGGTGACCGCTGCACCAGCAGGCACGAGCGACACGGCCAAGGGGGGGACCGCCTGAGGTATGCCGCCGCGCGCAGTCAACCAGGACAGCCTGCCCTGATTGGAAAGGTTGGCGATGGTGGTGACCAACGGGGTCATGCGGCGACGATCCTTTCGCGAAGATTATCGCGCGTCTGGCGTCGGGTCTTTCTTAATTCGAGGCAAAATAAACAGTAAGAATGTCGAGACAGCGTCAGGCCCGACGTTCGCGAAGGGCCTCGTGCGAGCGTTCCTGGACGAGCTTGGCGTG carries:
- a CDS encoding carboxypeptidase-like regulatory domain-containing protein; this translates as MLSKQSLAALLVSAVIAGCGGGAANQAALPGDGTYDDTILPANDGTQDFAPGSALNPSPSDPIGLPSTPPVASGAIPGTGTMTPQPNAQGFTLRGLVSDLEGRPLAKAKVSIGPQTTLTNAEGTFEFTGIMDSQIWVDVTADGFKAISRHNVVFSSEKPLADKEFKLSRETAGGTGESGSGPRLRHEGTFGGPAFKSVASLTVYGNRVYVLGVIDKKFWFDRAAVVVYNAATGDELSRIGDSVFSKMPKAASSLAIEAGQVVVADGTNRYTFNENGTFVKKAPGSSFALPERIKDESRDLRYTISAANKVKLEGDGLDVNLELENVNQARAIALGNQGNLLVLDGSSRTVHQFSLTTSGK
- a CDS encoding Spy/CpxP family protein refolding chaperone, with the protein product MTTRLCKAIGLALTLSVLPGCGSTALFDASTLGLDAVLQVRRATVSTDAAQVVGQEFAGDRMLKGAPGEAAKNGMRGAGPRGAKGPGGRDGFAREGHGPEGPRGGEHGPKGFFPGFEAMNLTESQQAQLKAIAESERAAHPTPDPAKRPEHPGQQVQALLTAQTLDVEALKAALNQAPPAPPDHADQHEKTLTAVRAVLTAEQINTLVARLEAAPPQGDRPAPPQGKAPERPDPAQRVDALAQTLNLNAEQKAALLAFETAKAAAHPAPDFDKRKADHEAHRAALITFWKTGDASGLAAARPAPRTPPAFPVDALVKLATSLSAEQRGQLFAAPAMGPGGPKMPGMRGPGGPKPHGMKMPGGPDVMGPAGMKAHGKGGARGPHHDGRRMPPAAPAESTATQG